One genomic window of Melitaea cinxia chromosome 10, ilMelCinx1.1, whole genome shotgun sequence includes the following:
- the LOC123656909 gene encoding DNA excision repair protein ERCC-6-like gives MVDSIINKYLETQLALAKQKLESKHEIVDSVTQKSKKVADLISKKQKKNFQITVNENDKTDKTFPQASTSGTKSSDEDSEYIPSCEEYDDVHLPNLASTSRTKQNIKRIIDDGNEILYNERIDNWRNCLKSCLSGTYDGAYSSADIQYILEGYKDHDVNHELQNGFCVPNFIWKQLYKYQRTGVKWLWELHQVDSGGLLGDEMGLGKTVQIIAFLAGLSKTDCGTWGGLGPSIIVAPATVIYQWVSHFHFWYPHLRIAVLHHSGSHSGNHNKLIRDLHSSHGILLITYAGIVKYIKDLLLKKWHYIILDEGHKIRNPNTQVSKLVKKFSTPHKLLITGSPMQNSLQELWSLFDFMRPGLLGTHTAFMDHFAVPITQGGYANATEYQEATALEIAKALKNIITPYMLRRTKAEVQDHIHLPEKNEQVLFCALTKEQRDLYMGYLMSSTVRSILDKDSKFGDPLRARVLVALSTLRKICNHPDLYLYEAYEENEEIDAETFGLWKRSGKMSVVHSLLKIWLKQGHRTLIFSQSRAMLCLLEQHLQNHNFKYLKMDGTVSISNRQNLIKTFNENPEYLVFLATTRVGGLGVNLTGADRVIIYDPDWNPATDNQAKERAWRIGQQRNVTVYRLLSAGTIEEKIYQRQIFKNFLSNKILIDPNQKNVLTTSTLQGLFTLEDLNCEGDTETAALFKHTKVNLTDQVKNEEKRKISKSSSFSKRKVEEMRRKAREISKKIKKNLEMASANQDDPREKYKKKRELILNPPKIEEPETNIFDNKITSTPFECVLSELDIVNKHTKKDYEENLIKDVLNSQEDDKINEITGESQNVKDEKSIEANNKTSERNLQLITDKIDVIVDKTRTKEKSKSRKRKYSSECEIENLVKVKKVKHKKQKKDKNKKCSDDDYVLSKLFAKATVKNALHHDVVVGLAEKEKRHKIRQEAIRTAKKAVRAIKFST, from the coding sequence atGGTTGATTccataataaataagtacttaGAGACCCAATTAGCGCTTGCAAAACAAAAACTTGAATCAAAACATGAAATTGTAGACAGCGTAAcgcaaaaaagtaaaaaagtagcAGACTTAATATCGAAAAAACAAAAGAAGAACTTTCAAATCACTGTAAACGAAAATGATAAAACTGATAAAACGTTTCCTCAAGCGAGTACGTCAGGAACGAAAAGTTCTGACGAGGATAGCGAATACATACCGTCCTGTGAAGAATATGACGATGTACACCTACCGAATTTAGCTTCTACATCTCGTACTAAACAAAATATCAAGAGAATAATTGATGACGGAAATGAAATTCTTTATAATGAAAGAATCGATAATTGGAGAAATTGTCTTAAATCATGTCTGTCTGGAACATATGACGGTGCATATAGTTCTGCTGACATACAATACATTTTGGAAGGATATAAAGACCATGATGTAAATCATGAATTACAGAATGGCTTTTGTGTCCCTAACTTCATTTGGAAGCAGTTGTATAAATATCAAAGAACTGGAGTCAAGTGGCTGTGGGAGTTACATCAGGTGGACTCAGGGGGGTTACTGGGAGATGAGATGGGTTTAGGAAAAACTGTTCAGATCATTGCTTTTTTAGCGGGATTATCAAAAACAGATTGTGGCACCTGGGGAGGACTAGGTCCCTCAATTATTGTAGCTCCAGCTACTGTTATATACCAATGGGTATCTCATTTTCATTTTTGGTATCCACATCTCCGAATAGCAGTACTCCATCACTCTGGTTCCCACAGTGGCAATCACAATAAACTGATTCGAGACTTGCATTCATCACATGGTATTTTGTTAATTACATATGCTGGAAttgtcaaatatataaaagatttattGTTGAAAAAATGGCACTATATTATCTTAGATGAAGGACACAAAATAAGAAATCCCAACACTCAAGTTAGTAAACTAGTTAAAAAGTTTAGTACCCCTCATAAACTGTTAATTACTGGTTCACCCATGCAGAACAGTCTGCAAGAATTGTGGTCTTTGTTTGATTTTATGAGACCAGGGCTACTGGGTACTCATACTGCATTTATGGATCATTTTGCAGTACCTATAACTCAAGGAGGTTATGCAAATGCCACTGAATATCAAGAAGCAACAGCCTTAGAAATTGCTAAAGctctgaaaaatattattacaccTTATATGTTAAGAAGAACGAAGGCAGAAGTACAAGATCATATCCATTTACCAGAAAAAAATGAGCAAGTTCTCTTCTGTGCTCTTACTAAAGAGCAACGGGATTTGTATATGGGTTATCTCATGAGCAGCACAGTTCGTAGTATATTGGATAAAGATTCAAAATTTGGAGATCCTTTAAGAGCTAGAGTTTTAGTTGCATTATCAACTCTCAGAAAAATATGTAACCATCCTGATCTTTATCTTTATGAAGCATATGAAGAAAACGAAGAAATAGATGCAGAAACATTTGGTCTCTGGAAAAGATCTGGCAAAATGTCAGTTGTACATTCCTTATTAAAAATTTGGTTAAAACAAGGTCATAGgacattaatattttcacaGTCTCGAGCAATGCTTTGTTTATTGGAACAGCATTTACAAAAtcataactttaaatatttaaaaatggatGGTACAGTTAGCATTAGCAAtagacaaaatttaattaaaacttttaatgagAATCCTGAATATTTAGTTTTTCTTGCTACAACTAGAGTTGGTGGTCTAGGAGTAAACTTAACTGGGGCTGATAGAGTTATTATATATGATCCAGATTGGAATCCCGCGACAGACAACCAAGCCAAAGAAAGAGCTTGGAGAATAGGCCAACAAAGAAATGTTACTGTATACAGGTTGCTCTCTGCTGGGACcattgaagaaaaaatataccaaagacaaatttttaaaaatttccttaGCAACAAAATTCTAATAGATCCTAACCAAAAAAATGTCCTCACAACAAGTACTTTACAAGGTTTGTTTACACTTGAAGACCTGAACTGTGAAGGAGATACAGAAACAGCAGCTCTCTTCAAACATACCAAAGTTAATTTGACTGATCAagtaaaaaatgaagaaaaaagaaaaatatctaaaaGTTCATCATTCTCAAAACGAAAAGTGGAAGAAATGCGAAGGAAAGCTAgagaaataagtaaaaaaattaaaaagaacttAGAGATGGCATCGGCCAATCAAGATGACCCTCgtgaaaaatataagaaaaaacgagaattaatattaaatccACCAAAAATTGAAgaaccagaaacaaatatttttgacaataaaataactaGTACACCATTTGAGTGTGTTCTTTCCGAGTTAGATATTGTAAATAAGCACACAAAAAAAGATTatgaagaaaatttaataaaagatgttTTAAATTCTCAAgaagatgataaaataaatgaaataacagGCGAGTCTCAGAATGTAAAAGACGAGAAAAGCATAGAGGCTAACAATAAGACCAGCGAACGAAACTTACAATTAATAACAGATAAAATAGATGTAATTGTTGATAAAACTAgaacaaaagaaaaatctaaGTCTCGGAAAAGAAAATACTCATCAGAATGTGAGATCGAGAATTTGGTAAAAGTGAAAAaagttaaacataaaaaacagaagaaagataaaaataaaaaatgtagtgaTGATGATTATGTTCTAAGTAAACTCTTTGCTAAAGCAACTGTTAAAAATGCATTACATCATGATGTGGTTGTTGGTTTGGCTGAGAAAGAAAAACGACACAAAATACGACAAGAAGCAATTAGAACTGCTAAGAAAGCTGTAAGAGCAATAAAGTTTTCTACATAA
- the LOC123657460 gene encoding uncharacterized protein LOC123657460 has translation MVDFWRWLSFGGGGPLEAVGLRRRWAFGGGGPLEAVGLWRRWAFGGGGPLEAVGLWRRWAFGGGGPLEAVGLWRRWAFGGGGPLEAVGLWRRWAFGGGGPLEVVDPWRWWTLRGGGPLEVVDF, from the coding sequence ATGGTAGACTTTTGGAGATGGTTATCCTTTGGAGGTGGTGGGCCTTTGGAGGCGGTGGGCCTTAGGAGGCGGTGGGCCTTTGGAGGCGGTGGGCCTTTGGAGGCGGTGGGCCTTTGGAGGCGGTGGGCCTTTGGAGGCGGTGGGCCTTTGGAGGCGGTGGGCCTTTGGAGGCGGTGGGCCTTTGGAGGCGGTGGGCCTTTGGAGGCGGTGGGCCTTTGGAGGCGGTGGGCCTTTGGAGGCGGTGGGCCTTTGGAGGCGGTGGGCCTTTGGAGGCGGTGGGCCTTTGGAGGCGGTGGGCCTTTGGAGGTGGTGGATCCTTGGAGGTGGTGGACCCTTAGAGGTGGTGGACCTTTGGAGGTGGTGGACTTTTAA
- the LOC123657509 gene encoding dual specificity mitogen-activated protein kinase kinase 6, translated as MSGRRKPPPPGFSFKPQEEQVTVTPPRNLDKQTTITVDDKTFTVHADDLVKICDLGRGAYGIVEKMHHKPSNTIMAVKRITASFNAQSLELKRLLMDLDVSMRASACPYTVHFYGAMFREGDVWICMEVMDMSLDKFYTKVYKNNKTITENILGKIAFSVVSALHYLYSKLRVIHRDVKPSNILINRKGEVKMCDFGISGYLVDSVAKTIDAGCKPYMAPERIDPSGNPGQYDIRSDVWSLGISMIELATGKFPYNTWGTPFEQLKQVVKDDPPSLPSGQFTPEFEDMITKCLKKDYKQRPNYDALLTHPFCLEHSQKETDVASFVQEILDLPDDS; from the exons ATGTCCGGCCGGAGGAAACCACCACCGCCAGGGTTTAGTTTCAAACCCCAAGAGGAACAAGTTACTGT GACTCCTCCAAGAAACCTGGACAAGCAAACCACTATCACAGTCGATGATAAGACTTTTACTGTCCATGCTGATGACCTGGTGAAGATTTGTGATCTTGGACGTGGAGCCTATGGCATTGTAGAAAAGATGCACCACAAACCCAGTAACACAATTATGGCTGTAAAG AGAATTACAGCATCATTTAATGCTCAATCATTGGAGCTAAAGCGTTTGTTGATGGATCTCGATGTCTCTATGAGGGCTAGTGCATGCCCATACACTGTCCATTTTTATGGTGCCATGTTCCGAGAGGGTGATGTATGGATCTGTATGGAAGTTATGGATATGAGTCTTGATAAGTTCTACACTAAGGTCTACAAGAACAATAAGACTATAACAGAAAATATTCTTGGCAAAATTGCATTTTCAGTTGTAAGTGCCCTCCATTACTTGTATTCAAAACTGAGGGTCATTCACAGAGATGTAAAACCTTCCAATATCTTAATAAATAGGAAAGGGGAAGTGAAGATGTGTGACTTCGGTATCTCAGGATATTTAGTTGACTCAGTAGCTAAAACTATTGATGCAGGATGTAAACCATACATGGCACCAGAACGCATTGACCCAAGTGGTAATCCTGGTCAATATGACATTCGTAGCGACGTTTGGTCCCTTGGAATATCTATGATTGAACTAGCTACTGGTAAATTCCCATATAACACATGGGGCACACCATTTGAGCAACTTAAGCAAGTAGTAAAAGATGATCCTCCAAGTCTTCCAAGTGGTCAATTTACACCAGAGTTTGAAGATATGATTACAAAATGTCTCAAGAAAGATTATAAACAAAGACCTAATTATGATGCACTTTTAACACATCCATTTTGCTTGGAGCACAGTCAGAAAGAAACCGACGTGGCCTCGTTTGTTCAAGAAATACTAGATTTACCCGATGATTCCTAG